The following are from one region of the Tachysurus fulvidraco isolate hzauxx_2018 chromosome 24, HZAU_PFXX_2.0, whole genome shotgun sequence genome:
- the LOC113642379 gene encoding sterile alpha motif domain-containing protein 14, whose product MFRSIMQLEETDSVFVDLNSVIPETELLDNSIQKSRAPLPLKSRRNRPSRSRLTDSLSSTEGDEGPDTRSADTPLHSAPIHSFHRDSSHTPELFLSSFDSALTRRSPEDPKTNRYHQLTNTTSHDALLPPVPPSPCRSCPETSPVHFRRGRRPESEVLVSDDSQDDNIAESDSPTVVLDKKTKRRFLDLGVTLRRSYVRVKKDNAKRFSLGSRELCENSSRHSGSFVPFSWFSDSHRSSSTSSSPRMVAHSRSPSKSDSQESAFSDEFSPKSPLAPSETRSSHHPYQTLSQSSDERVDEPQCVARLWSTQQVCDWLRSLNMEQYVPKFRDKDVDGELLLQMDGTKLKALGVLNSSDRSILKRRIKDIHAAAEKERKALDKLEKQREKQRKKDQEQRKS is encoded by the exons ATGTTCAGGTCCATCATGCAGCTTGAAGAAACCGACAGTGTGTTTG TCGATCTAAATTCAGTAATTCCGGAGACTGAGCTGCTGGACAACAGCATACAGAAGAGTCGAGCACCGCTTCCTCTCAAGAGCAGGAGAAACCGACCATCACGCTCCCGTCTGACTGACAGCCTGAGCTCCACTGAGGGGGACGAGGGGCCAGACaccagg tctgcagaCACACCCCTCCACTCAGCCCCAATTCACTCCTTCCACCGTGACTCCAGCCACACTCCAGagctctttctctcctcctttgACTCCGCCCTCACACGCCGATCTCCAGAAGACCCTAAAACTAACCGTTACCATCAGCTCACCAACACCACGTCCCATGATGCACTACTGCCCCCAGTCCCACCTTCCCCCTGCAGGTCATGTCCCGAAACCTCCCCTGTGCACTTCCGCAGGGGTCGACGCCCTGAAAGTGAAG TGCTTGTGTCAGATGACAGTCAGGATGACAACATAGCCGAGTCTGACAGTCCCACTGTGGTTCTGGATAAAAAGACCAAACGGAGGTTCCTAGATTTGGG ggtgaCTCTGCGTCGTTCATATGTCAGAGTGAAGAAAGATAATGCAAAAAGATTCTCTCTGGGAAGCCG agagCTGTGTGAGAACTCCTCCCGCCATTCGGGATCCTTTGTGCCTTTTTCCTGGTTCTCAGACAGTCATCGCTCTTCCTCCACGTCCTCGTCTCCCCGCATGGTGGCTCACTCCCGCAGCCCGAGCAAGTCCGACTCTCAG gaGTCGGCATTCAGTGATGAGTTTTCTCCTAAAAGTCCTCTAGCTCCGTCAGAGACTCGCTCCTCTCATCACCCGTATCAGACTCTGTCCCAGTCTTCAGACGAG CGTGTAGACGAGCCTCAGTGTGTAGCCAGATTGTGGAGCACGCAGCAGGTGTGTGATTGGTTGAGGAGTTTAAACATGGAGCAGTATGTCCCCAAATTCAGGGACAAAGACGTGGATGGAGAACTTCTGCTGCAGATGGATGGAACCAAACTCAAG gctcTGGGTGTGTTGAACTCGTCGGATCGCAGCATATTGAAGCGTCGAATTAAAGATATCCACGCTGCAGCTGAAAAGGAGAGGAAAGCTCTGGACAAGctggagaaacagagagagaagcagcgGAAGAAAGACCAGGAGCAGAGGAAGagttaa
- the csf3a gene encoding colony stimulating factor 3 (granulocyte) a, whose amino-acid sequence MSLLLNLLLLCSLALVSFSAPVKQHNSQPSDFKSNIQDSRSLTSKMLENIPAAHKSCVRQEFTSDPFRLEYIRGVLAIPPAPKLAPISETNTLEMNLGRISEGLQLHQQLFLQLQQLLQEQKEKVDCGSELSEILSVISELNTHIKKLQALAGFPNSKSQLVSVSAFTAAVSRDDYNLNVGFHLLLEQLRTFTQDTVRTLREIQRTNLHV is encoded by the exons ATGTCTCTTCTCCTCA ATCTGCTCCTGCTCTGCTCTTTAGCACTCGTGTCCTTCTCTGCACCGGTTAAACAGCACAACTCACAACCCAGTGACTTCAAGTCCAACATTCAGGACTCACGGAGTCTGACCAGTAAGATGTTGGAGAACATTCCTGCGGCGCACAAATCGTGTGTaagacag GAGTTTACGAGCGACCCCTTCAGACTGGAGTACATCAGGGGAGTGTTGGCGATTCCTCCTGCACCGAAACTCGCCCCCATTTCAGAAACAAATACTCTG GAGATGAATTTGGGCCGAATCTCTGAAGGTCTGCAGCTCCATCAGCAGTTATTTCTGCAGCTCCAACAGCTGTTGCAGGAACAGAAGGAGAAAGTGGATTGTGGCAGCGAGCTGAGTGAGATACTGTCTGTGATCAGTGAgctgaatacacacattaaaaag TTGCAGGCGCTGGCTGGGTTTCCTAACTCTAAGTCTCAGCTCGTCTCCGTGTCCGCGTTCACTGCTGCTGTCAGTAGAGATGATTATAACCTGAACGTCGGCTTCCACCTCCTGCTGGAGCAGCTGCGTACGTTCACTCAGGACACCGTACGAACCTTACGAGAAATTCAACGCACAAACCTTCACGTTTAG